A region of Desulfatiglans sp. DNA encodes the following proteins:
- a CDS encoding dihydropteroate synthase — translation MKKYLFITGRLAAKALEKCLGKLNLDFQYDIFVLNCTVAAFMNTEWIATHLDCGLKYEMIIIPGLSEGELSLIENKTGIPAQRGPKDLKDLPLFFGENKELQGFGAHKLKIIAEITDAYSLSINDVIKRAEYFRDSGADIIDLGGPSKGEFRDVERKVRALKDSGFKVSIDSFDKDTILKADRAGADFILSVNSVNIDIAQQVNAKVVVIPDFGKGLDSLYENITKLDATGKEYIIDTIIDPLCMGFTQSIERYIRLRKDFPDKEIMMGLGNLTELTDADSGGINALMAGVATELDINYVLTTEVISWAKGSVKELDRARRLMHYAYENHMPPKRINYDLVMLKDPPFDVYAEEELKSMQKEIEDKNFRIFTGNNKIYLFNRDIFWSGTDPQEIFNSLKIMDSRHAFYLGKELERAALAIRLGKKYVQEESLRWGSK, via the coding sequence ATGAAGAAATATCTGTTCATAACCGGCAGGCTCGCAGCAAAGGCCCTTGAAAAATGTCTTGGGAAACTGAACCTTGATTTCCAGTATGATATTTTCGTGCTCAATTGTACTGTCGCTGCATTTATGAACACAGAATGGATAGCAACCCACCTTGATTGTGGTCTGAAGTATGAGATGATAATCATACCAGGTTTATCCGAAGGCGAGCTTTCCCTGATTGAAAATAAAACCGGCATCCCGGCTCAAAGGGGGCCAAAAGACCTTAAAGACCTCCCCCTGTTCTTCGGTGAAAATAAAGAGCTTCAAGGGTTTGGCGCACACAAACTTAAAATAATCGCAGAGATTACTGATGCATACAGCCTTTCTATTAATGACGTCATAAAGAGAGCAGAATATTTCAGGGATTCAGGGGCAGATATTATTGATCTTGGCGGCCCTTCAAAGGGTGAATTCAGGGATGTTGAAAGAAAGGTCAGAGCTCTCAAAGATTCAGGCTTTAAGGTCAGCATAGACTCATTTGATAAGGATACAATCTTAAAGGCAGACAGGGCCGGCGCTGATTTTATTTTAAGTGTCAACTCGGTTAACATTGATATTGCACAACAGGTAAATGCAAAGGTTGTTGTAATACCTGACTTTGGAAAAGGGCTCGATTCCCTGTATGAGAATATTACAAAACTGGATGCTACAGGAAAAGAGTATATAATAGACACTATAATTGATCCTCTTTGCATGGGGTTTACTCAATCCATTGAAAGGTATATAAGGCTGAGGAAGGATTTCCCTGATAAAGAGATAATGATGGGGCTTGGCAACCTGACCGAACTAACCGACGCAGACAGTGGTGGCATTAATGCCCTGATGGCAGGTGTTGCAACTGAGCTTGATATCAATTATGTGCTCACAACAGAGGTAATAAGCTGGGCAAAGGGCTCAGTAAAGGAGCTTGACAGGGCAAGAAGGTTAATGCATTACGCATATGAAAATCATATGCCGCCAAAAAGGATTAACTATGACCTGGTAATGCTTAAAGACCCGCCTTTTGACGTGTATGCTGAAGAGGAACTTAAAAGCATGCAAAAGGAGATCGAGGACAAAAATTTCAGGATATTTACCGGCAATAATAAAATATACCTGTTTAACCGTGATATCTTTTGGAGCGGTACTGATCCGCAGGAGATATTTAACAGTTTAAAGATTATGGATTCAAGGCATGCCTTTTATCTGGGCAAAGAACTTGAACGAGCAGCTCTGGCAATAAGGCTTGGTAAGAAGTATGTGCAGGAAGAATCCCTCAGGTGGGGGAGTAAATAA
- a CDS encoding DUF3795 domain-containing protein — MTAYCGMNCAKCECFQATKENDDTLRAKVALKWSENYNSDIKPAQINCTGCKAEGAKFYFTAECPLRKCNIEKNTPHCAGCSQYRCETLDNFIDKAPVVGKALEKLR, encoded by the coding sequence ATGACTGCTTATTGCGGGATGAACTGCGCTAAATGCGAATGCTTTCAGGCAACAAAGGAAAATGATGATACCCTGAGGGCTAAAGTCGCTTTAAAATGGAGTGAAAACTATAATTCAGACATTAAGCCTGCCCAGATAAACTGCACAGGCTGTAAGGCCGAAGGGGCTAAATTTTATTTTACAGCGGAATGCCCTTTACGCAAATGCAACATTGAAAAGAATACACCCCACTGTGCCGGATGCAGTCAGTACCGGTGTGAAACACTTGATAATTTTATCGATAAAGCACCCGTGGTTGGCAAGGCTCTTGAGAAATTGCGGTGA
- a CDS encoding MmgE/PrpD family protein, which translates to MAFQNIDITDALCRNVTDTRFNDIDEAVIENAKCRVIDVLGCATAGADAECNPELVNLIREWGGKPEASILIHGNKTVAHNAALVNSVMARSFDFESLGPLVDGRSYPAHISGTTVITAVTMAETHGISGKELLTALISGDNLTARIIAAESTGGLPPGWDSVGTTNSFGAAAIAARIMGLTAKQIKNSLGLVFNQMSGSMQNIWDGVPAFKLLQGLSSRNGIISAELAKAGWAGPDDPLFGKLGYFNLFAGGCGNPEILTKELGKKYYCDAHFKLYPCCAVSHAAVDCALYLANHYNLDYRKIKEAVLYVSRSGLNSFLSQPLDVGDFPHAGSAFNYKYHMATVLMNKSIKPEHFERRYVHSPEAINFMKKIRLEQLPGVERELLCAKIRVTMNSGEQYEKLIESPKGDPLGNPLTKDDIFNKFLSNLEFSKKIDSLKGKKLISLLDRLEELENINEVINLLT; encoded by the coding sequence ATGGCTTTTCAAAATATAGATATTACTGATGCGCTTTGCCGGAATGTTACTGACACCCGGTTTAATGACATAGATGAGGCAGTTATTGAAAATGCAAAATGCCGAGTAATTGATGTGCTTGGGTGTGCGACTGCCGGGGCAGACGCGGAATGCAACCCCGAACTTGTTAATCTTATCAGGGAGTGGGGCGGAAAGCCTGAGGCCAGCATCCTGATACATGGCAATAAGACTGTTGCCCATAATGCCGCACTCGTTAACAGCGTAATGGCCCGCTCATTTGATTTTGAATCACTCGGTCCGCTGGTTGATGGAAGGTCATACCCCGCCCACATAAGCGGCACTACTGTAATAACCGCTGTCACAATGGCTGAAACCCATGGTATCTCCGGTAAAGAACTATTAACCGCCCTCATTTCCGGAGACAACCTTACCGCCAGGATCATCGCAGCAGAAAGCACAGGGGGCCTGCCGCCAGGATGGGACAGCGTTGGCACCACAAACAGCTTTGGGGCCGCTGCAATAGCAGCCAGAATCATGGGCCTTACTGCTAAGCAGATTAAAAATAGCCTGGGCCTTGTATTCAACCAGATGTCAGGCTCCATGCAGAATATTTGGGATGGTGTCCCAGCCTTTAAACTACTTCAGGGTTTATCCTCCAGAAATGGGATTATCTCGGCAGAGCTTGCAAAGGCAGGGTGGGCAGGCCCGGATGACCCGCTGTTTGGTAAGCTCGGATATTTTAACCTTTTTGCGGGCGGGTGCGGCAACCCGGAGATATTAACTAAAGAGCTTGGTAAAAAATATTATTGTGACGCCCACTTCAAACTATACCCCTGCTGCGCTGTAAGCCATGCGGCAGTTGACTGTGCCCTGTATCTCGCTAATCATTATAACCTGGATTACAGAAAGATAAAGGAGGCAGTGCTCTATGTCTCTCGATCCGGCCTGAACAGCTTTCTTTCCCAGCCACTTGACGTAGGTGATTTCCCCCATGCTGGTTCTGCATTCAATTACAAATATCACATGGCAACTGTGCTCATGAATAAATCTATAAAGCCCGAACACTTTGAAAGAAGATACGTACACTCCCCTGAGGCCATTAATTTTATGAAAAAAATCCGGCTTGAACAACTGCCCGGTGTTGAAAGGGAACTTTTATGCGCCAAAATCAGGGTGACAATGAACTCGGGCGAACAGTATGAAAAGCTCATAGAATCCCCAAAGGGAGACCCGCTTGGCAATCCCCTTACAAAGGATGATATCTTTAATAAATTTTTATCGAACCTGGAGTTTTCTAAAAAGATCGATTCATTAAAAGGTAAAAAACTGATATCGCTACTGGACAGACTTGAAGAACTTGAAAACATTAATGAGGTTATAAACCTCTTAACCTGA
- a CDS encoding methenyltetrahydromethanopterin cyclohydrolase, protein MITMNNRAYKLATQMAADADALNIAVEKLKCGATVIDAGINVTGSYEAGKLYSEICMSGLASVEFCELIYDDFTIPGVKVSVNNPVLACMGSQYAGWFIKVEREGKKPYQAMGSGPARAIYCKEELLQRLKIKEESDCAVILLENSKLPGDEVAMWIAGKCNVSPEKIILLTAPTASLVGSIQIAARVVETGLHKMVETGFDITCITSGFGVCPVAPIAENDLKAIGRTNDAVLFGGKAWYTANCGAEPIEKVIDELPSSASADYGTPFYDLFKRYDFDFYKIDPLLFSPAEVSINDTKTGKTFRAGRVNSALLKQGLFS, encoded by the coding sequence ATGATTACAATGAACAACAGGGCATACAAACTCGCAACCCAGATGGCCGCAGATGCTGACGCCCTTAATATAGCAGTTGAAAAACTCAAATGTGGTGCCACAGTAATAGATGCAGGTATCAATGTTACAGGATCATATGAGGCAGGAAAACTCTACAGCGAGATATGCATGAGCGGGCTTGCGAGTGTAGAGTTCTGTGAGTTGATTTATGATGATTTTACTATTCCGGGCGTTAAGGTATCGGTTAATAATCCAGTACTAGCCTGTATGGGTTCACAATATGCCGGATGGTTTATCAAGGTGGAAAGGGAAGGTAAGAAACCCTATCAGGCCATGGGTTCAGGCCCTGCAAGGGCGATCTATTGTAAGGAAGAGCTGCTTCAAAGGTTAAAGATAAAAGAGGAGAGTGATTGCGCTGTCATTCTACTTGAAAACAGTAAATTACCCGGTGATGAAGTAGCCATGTGGATTGCAGGAAAATGTAATGTATCACCTGAAAAGATTATCCTTCTTACAGCGCCAACAGCGAGCCTTGTGGGTTCAATCCAGATAGCAGCCAGGGTGGTGGAGACCGGCTTGCATAAAATGGTAGAAACAGGTTTTGATATAACATGCATCACATCAGGTTTTGGGGTGTGTCCTGTTGCACCGATCGCAGAAAATGACCTTAAGGCCATTGGGAGGACAAACGATGCAGTACTTTTTGGCGGAAAGGCATGGTACACCGCAAACTGTGGAGCAGAGCCAATCGAAAAAGTGATAGATGAACTCCCCTCATCAGCATCTGCTGATTACGGCACACCCTTTTATGATCTTTTCAAGAGATATGACTTTGATTTCTACAAAATAGACCCCCTGCTCTTCAGTCCGGCTGAAGTTTCAATTAATGATACAAAGACCGGAAAGACATTCAGGGCAGGAAGAGTTAATTCTGCACTATTGAAACAGGGGCTCTTCTCATGA
- a CDS encoding methylenetetrahydromethanopterin dehydrogenase: protein MKKVLIQIDSNKIPSSFDTITALDSGVDQIIPYGGVLPGEVRDIVYGAMFTRGESDLKNSAIFIGGSNVSVGEILLKEAVESFFGTTRVSVMMDANGCNTTAAAAVRKILSCGSIRGKKVTVLGGTGPVGMRAAALFAKEGAIVTVTSRKHDRLKDTCGIIENRFNVKVTPAIVNGEEETEYIISDSYAVMSCGAAGTPMLFEAGWKKFPAIKVMADVNAVPPLGIEGTKSHWSAKEKDGKIIFGALGIGALKMKVHRECVSNLFEQNDLVLDAEGIYRVASRLN from the coding sequence ATGAAAAAAGTGTTGATCCAGATTGACAGCAATAAAATACCAAGCTCCTTTGACACCATTACAGCGCTTGATTCAGGGGTTGATCAGATAATTCCATATGGCGGGGTGCTCCCCGGTGAGGTGCGCGATATAGTCTATGGAGCAATGTTTACAAGGGGAGAATCAGACCTTAAAAACAGCGCCATCTTTATAGGCGGGTCAAATGTGTCTGTGGGAGAGATACTGCTGAAGGAGGCTGTGGAGAGTTTTTTCGGGACAACAAGGGTCTCTGTAATGATGGATGCAAACGGATGCAATACAACGGCTGCTGCTGCTGTAAGAAAAATACTATCATGCGGAAGCATAAGGGGTAAAAAGGTAACTGTGCTTGGAGGCACCGGCCCTGTAGGCATGAGGGCAGCAGCGCTTTTTGCAAAAGAGGGGGCCATAGTCACTGTAACATCAAGAAAACATGACAGGCTGAAGGACACCTGCGGTATTATAGAAAATCGTTTTAATGTAAAGGTAACGCCCGCTATTGTAAACGGGGAGGAGGAAACTGAATATATCATAAGTGACAGCTATGCGGTTATGTCATGCGGTGCAGCAGGAACCCCCATGCTATTCGAAGCAGGCTGGAAAAAGTTTCCGGCAATCAAGGTTATGGCTGATGTGAATGCAGTTCCACCTTTAGGCATAGAGGGAACAAAATCCCACTGGTCTGCAAAGGAAAAGGATGGAAAAATAATTTTTGGCGCCCTTGGAATAGGTGCCTTGAAAATGAAGGTGCACAGGGAATGTGTCTCGAATCTTTTTGAACAGAATGACCTTGTTCTTGATGCAGAAGGGATATACAGGGTTGCCAGCAGATTGAACTGA
- a CDS encoding helix-turn-helix transcriptional regulator yields the protein MPLSNKKFSTLIKEVRIKLGFSQEDLARALGVCFANVNRWKNGKTSPSKVAYAQFDLYCQNMKENGLQLSEVIHDRVPPKIYNNQ from the coding sequence ATGCCATTAAGTAATAAAAAATTCTCTACCTTAATAAAAGAAGTGCGAATAAAACTGGGATTTAGCCAGGAAGATCTCGCTCGCGCACTTGGAGTCTGCTTTGCAAATGTAAATCGTTGGAAGAATGGGAAAACATCTCCATCAAAGGTTGCCTATGCCCAATTCGATTTATATTGCCAGAATATGAAGGAAAATGGGCTACAATTAAGTGAGGTAATTCATGACCGGGTTCCACCCAAAATATACAATAACCAATAA
- a CDS encoding Fic family protein, whose protein sequence is MTGFHPKYTITNKITTAITQIERARGFLEAAKLSDDWVTVMSNKALIKEAHHTTHIEGTRLTLEQAERLWNGEEVPEADPDDTRELLNYRSAFEFVSECLESGDPITEGMVREIHRKLVQGVRGGKADPGTYRRVQNYVVNSVTGKVIYTPPSAVDVPIMMSQLVKWLNADLEIHPVLISGIAQFQLVHIHPFLDGNGRTSRLLSTLYLYKTGYDFKRLFTISEYYDRDRPTFYKTIQGVRENKMDMTGWLEYFVTGLQTQMIEVKTRGEQVIKRDVIIKKYSLNERQGKVIETLLHHDRLTIQDYEELCPNVSRRSLQRDLKIMIEKGLLESHGETNKLIYILKE, encoded by the coding sequence ATGACCGGGTTCCACCCAAAATATACAATAACCAATAAAATAACAACGGCTATTACTCAAATTGAACGCGCCAGGGGATTTTTAGAGGCAGCAAAGTTGTCTGACGATTGGGTCACCGTAATGAGTAACAAAGCCCTCATTAAAGAAGCTCATCATACAACCCATATTGAGGGCACACGGTTGACCCTGGAGCAGGCAGAACGTTTGTGGAATGGTGAAGAGGTTCCCGAAGCAGATCCGGATGATACAAGAGAATTATTGAATTATCGTTCAGCCTTTGAATTTGTTTCAGAATGCCTTGAAAGTGGAGACCCGATTACCGAGGGTATGGTTCGTGAAATTCACCGAAAACTGGTTCAAGGTGTTCGTGGCGGAAAAGCTGATCCTGGCACATATAGACGCGTACAGAATTATGTTGTTAATTCTGTAACAGGTAAAGTGATTTATACCCCGCCTTCTGCAGTAGATGTACCAATAATGATGTCTCAACTGGTTAAATGGCTCAACGCGGATCTTGAAATTCACCCTGTTTTGATCAGCGGTATTGCTCAGTTCCAGCTTGTCCACATTCACCCCTTCCTTGATGGAAATGGCAGGACATCGAGATTGCTTTCAACTCTATACCTATATAAGACCGGCTATGATTTCAAACGCCTTTTTACTATCAGTGAATATTATGATCGTGACCGACCGACTTTCTACAAGACAATCCAGGGCGTCCGTGAAAATAAAATGGATATGACAGGATGGCTTGAATATTTTGTTACAGGCCTACAGACCCAGATGATCGAGGTGAAAACCAGGGGTGAACAGGTTATTAAAAGAGATGTTATTATTAAAAAGTATAGTTTAAACGAACGTCAAGGAAAGGTTATAGAGACCCTTCTTCATCATGACAGATTAACTATTCAAGATTATGAGGAATTATGTCCTAATGTTAGCCGACGCAGCTTACAGAGGGATCTAAAAATAATGATAGAAAAGGGTCTGCTTGAATCTCATGGAGAAACAAATAAGCTTATCTATATTTTAAAGGAATAG
- the fhcD gene encoding formylmethanofuran--tetrahydromethanopterin N-formyltransferase — protein sequence MKINNVEIEDTFAEAFGMKAVGIIVTALNEKWAMTAAQTATGFATSIIGCGCEAGIDTLLSPEDTPDGRPGVRVLFFTMSTKDMEKQLMNRIGQCIMTSPTSACFNDLASDKRIKTGGILRFFGDGFQSSKLINGRRFWRVPVMDGEFLLEESYSLASAIGGGNFFILAKDLSSALTAAEASIEEMKKVPGVIMPFPGGIVRSGSKVGSRYKGQHVSVNTPYCPTIRSRVETCIPEGVNAVLEIVIDGLSEDSIKEATKRGILKACMPGVIKISAGNYGGKLGQYHFHLREILKTV from the coding sequence ATGAAAATAAATAATGTAGAAATAGAAGATACCTTTGCAGAGGCATTCGGCATGAAGGCTGTGGGGATTATTGTAACCGCTTTAAATGAAAAGTGGGCCATGACAGCGGCGCAGACCGCAACAGGTTTTGCAACATCCATAATAGGCTGCGGCTGCGAGGCAGGGATTGATACTTTACTATCTCCAGAAGATACCCCTGATGGCCGTCCGGGCGTAAGGGTCCTCTTTTTTACCATGTCTACAAAGGATATGGAAAAGCAGCTTATGAACCGCATAGGCCAATGCATAATGACATCCCCCACCTCTGCATGTTTTAATGACCTTGCCTCTGATAAACGAATAAAGACAGGTGGGATACTCAGGTTTTTTGGGGACGGATTTCAAAGCAGCAAACTGATTAATGGTCGCAGGTTCTGGCGTGTGCCTGTGATGGATGGCGAATTTCTCCTTGAAGAAAGCTATTCCTTAGCAAGCGCAATTGGGGGCGGCAACTTCTTTATCCTCGCCAAAGATTTGTCCTCTGCTCTCACTGCTGCTGAAGCCTCCATAGAAGAGATGAAAAAGGTGCCGGGGGTGATAATGCCATTTCCCGGTGGTATTGTAAGAAGCGGGAGCAAGGTGGGATCAAGATATAAAGGACAGCATGTATCTGTTAACACCCCCTATTGCCCGACAATCCGCTCAAGGGTAGAAACCTGCATCCCTGAAGGGGTAAATGCGGTGCTTGAAATAGTAATTGATGGCCTGAGTGAAGATTCTATTAAGGAGGCCACGAAGAGAGGGATATTAAAGGCATGTATGCCAGGGGTTATAAAAATTTCAGCAGGCAACTATGGCGGGAAACTGGGGCAATACCATTTTCATTTGAGGGAAATTTTAAAAACGGTTTAA
- a CDS encoding ATP-grasp domain-containing protein — protein sequence MKTLITGVSTRAIAESAVKSAHDVFTIDYFGDHDQKQVVGNFSLLRDFNLPFRAENLIKASDQFEFDSVVYISNFENFPELIKKLSARAEILGNTPDTLRKVRDWKVLRKFMTENHILFPETLLPSEEERVTDKRGWLLKPTNSGGGSRIKVWEGEELSTNQIIQRYIEGTPASACFIGDGCKSVLIGLSTQLIGLDELGATDFTWCGNILPLPFDEKESHYIIDQMKNITSLITGHFNLKGACGIDFVIKRDKKGRLTPYILEINPRYTASMELVENFYGLNIYSIHINSLHGKLPDFTLKDKHNTRFSAKGILFARNDIKIKETANWKRRGIRDIPFEGDMIQKGHPVCTILVDGSGYNECRSNLFAIAERIRLETGDLQTDTGIRKAT from the coding sequence ATGAAAACACTTATCACAGGTGTAAGCACAAGGGCTATTGCTGAATCAGCAGTAAAATCGGCCCATGACGTTTTCACTATCGATTACTTTGGCGATCACGATCAAAAACAGGTTGTTGGAAATTTTTCACTCCTAAGGGACTTTAACCTGCCATTCAGGGCAGAAAACCTCATAAAGGCATCCGATCAGTTTGAATTTGATTCTGTGGTCTACATATCAAACTTTGAAAATTTTCCAGAACTAATAAAAAAATTGTCAGCCAGGGCAGAAATACTTGGAAATACCCCGGACACCCTGAGAAAGGTGCGCGACTGGAAGGTGTTAAGAAAGTTCATGACAGAAAACCATATCCTTTTCCCGGAAACTCTGCTTCCCAGTGAGGAAGAGAGGGTGACAGACAAGCGTGGCTGGCTCCTTAAACCCACAAACAGCGGTGGAGGGTCGCGGATAAAGGTGTGGGAAGGTGAGGAACTATCCACAAATCAGATCATCCAGAGATATATTGAAGGAACCCCTGCCTCAGCATGTTTTATTGGTGATGGATGCAAAAGTGTATTGATAGGGTTATCCACTCAACTTATTGGACTTGATGAACTTGGCGCAACGGACTTCACATGGTGCGGAAACATCCTGCCCCTTCCTTTTGATGAAAAAGAGAGCCATTACATAATAGATCAGATGAAAAATATAACCTCTTTAATTACAGGGCATTTCAATCTGAAAGGTGCATGCGGTATTGATTTTGTCATAAAGAGAGATAAAAAAGGGAGGTTAACGCCATACATACTCGAAATCAATCCTCGATATACAGCCTCGATGGAACTTGTTGAAAATTTCTATGGCCTCAACATATACTCCATTCATATCAACTCCCTTCATGGTAAGCTCCCTGACTTTACGCTGAAAGATAAACATAACACCCGATTTTCCGCAAAAGGTATCCTTTTCGCCCGGAACGATATAAAGATAAAAGAAACTGCAAACTGGAAAAGGCGGGGCATAAGGGATATACCATTTGAAGGGGATATGATACAAAAGGGACATCCAGTGTGCACTATACTGGTGGATGGGTCAGGCTATAATGAATGCAGGTCAAATCTTTTTGCGATAGCAGAAAGGATAAGACTTGAGACAGGTGATTTACAAACTGATACCGGGATAAGAAAGGCTACATGA
- a CDS encoding RimK family alpha-L-glutamate ligase, translating to MKIAILGKKDTWYTSALQSAFRNKNIEVPCFPISSLTASVGTGKYLSSSENSLEGFDVLLVRAIPSGSLEQVIYRMDALHRLENLGVRVINSAETIERGVDKYYTLTRMEDLGIKVPETIVTERFEDAVAAFEELRRDVIVKPLFGSEGKGMVRVTDKDAAYRLFRAIEMGKYIFYIQRYIPHGNRDYRVFVIGGRVAAAMIRRGKDWKCNIANGADAEPFMPDSVISDISIKAAEVLKADYAGVDIMPGEDGNNYLIEVNSIPGWRGLEKATGFNAASHIVDYVLKKYIS from the coding sequence ATGAAGATAGCTATACTGGGCAAAAAAGATACATGGTACACCAGTGCCCTCCAATCAGCATTCAGGAATAAAAATATTGAGGTGCCCTGTTTCCCAATTTCATCGCTGACCGCATCTGTCGGTACAGGCAAATATCTTTCATCCTCGGAAAATTCACTTGAGGGATTTGATGTCCTCCTTGTAAGGGCCATACCCTCCGGCTCCCTGGAACAGGTGATATACCGCATGGACGCACTTCACCGGCTTGAAAATCTGGGTGTGAGAGTAATCAACTCCGCAGAGACCATTGAAAGGGGTGTTGATAAATACTATACACTTACACGAATGGAAGACCTTGGAATCAAGGTGCCAGAGACAATAGTCACAGAAAGGTTTGAGGATGCTGTCGCAGCATTTGAAGAACTGAGAAGAGATGTGATTGTAAAACCGCTTTTCGGTTCCGAAGGTAAGGGCATGGTGAGGGTAACAGACAAAGATGCTGCATACAGGCTTTTCAGGGCCATTGAGATGGGCAAGTACATTTTTTATATCCAGCGATATATTCCGCATGGCAACAGGGATTACCGGGTATTTGTCATTGGTGGCAGGGTTGCTGCAGCCATGATAAGGAGAGGAAAAGACTGGAAATGCAACATTGCTAACGGGGCTGATGCGGAGCCTTTCATGCCCGATAGTGTAATCAGTGATATAAGCATAAAGGCCGCTGAAGTCCTTAAGGCTGATTATGCGGGAGTAGACATTATGCCGGGCGAAGATGGCAACAATTACCTGATTGAAGTAAATTCAATCCCAGGCTGGCGCGGGCTAGAAAAGGCAACAGGCTTTAATGCGGCATCGCATATTGTGGATTATGTGCTTAAAAAATATATCTCATGA
- a CDS encoding triphosphoribosyl-dephospho-CoA synthase yields MDISDKIGLAAELACLLEVSAEKPGNVTPTHDFADTKYQDFLISAVAIGKAFRNVSNASVGETILQAVKDTRALTGVNTNLGIILLFAPLAKAYALDNKNDIRERLRSVLDSLTVKDAELAYEAIRLANPGGLGKADRYDVSETPAGITLLEAMQEAGHRDNIAGEYVSGYQTIFGIGLPTFKDTIKKGTSISDAIIQTFLVILSWVPDTLIARKAGIDKALDISGFARKVLDCGGVFNERGHEEINRFNSFLLEPSHNFNPGTTADIIAAILFVYLMDNNLKFIEKE; encoded by the coding sequence ATGGATATTTCTGATAAAATCGGTCTTGCCGCAGAACTCGCCTGTCTGCTTGAAGTAAGCGCTGAAAAGCCCGGCAATGTCACACCTACCCATGATTTTGCTGATACTAAATATCAGGATTTTCTAATAAGTGCAGTTGCCATAGGAAAGGCATTCAGAAATGTATCAAACGCCTCGGTGGGCGAAACCATACTTCAGGCTGTAAAGGATACAAGGGCGCTTACCGGTGTTAATACTAATCTTGGTATCATCCTGCTGTTTGCACCCCTTGCAAAGGCATATGCCCTTGATAATAAGAATGATATTCGTGAAAGGCTGCGCTCAGTACTTGATTCTCTTACCGTTAAGGATGCAGAACTTGCATATGAGGCAATAAGACTTGCAAATCCAGGAGGACTTGGAAAGGCTGACAGGTATGATGTATCAGAGACTCCTGCCGGTATTACACTTCTTGAGGCCATGCAGGAAGCTGGTCACAGAGACAATATAGCAGGGGAATATGTAAGTGGTTACCAGACAATTTTTGGAATCGGCCTCCCAACTTTCAAGGATACAATAAAAAAGGGCACCTCCATTTCAGATGCAATTATCCAAACATTCCTGGTTATTCTTTCATGGGTTCCTGATACGCTCATCGCGAGAAAAGCTGGGATAGATAAAGCATTGGATATTTCCGGCTTCGCCAGGAAGGTATTAGATTGTGGAGGGGTATTCAATGAAAGAGGTCATGAGGAAATTAATAGGTTCAACTCCTTTCTGCTGGAACCTAGCCACAATTTCAACCCCGGTACAACCGCAGATATTATTGCTGCAATTCTGTTTGTGTATTTAATGGACAATAATTTGAAGTTTATCGAAAAAGAATAG